AGAATAGCGTTATAATCTAGTCCAGTCAATGTCAAGTATCAGGTGGTTCAATAAAAATGTGAAGTATCAGGTTGAGTTTAGCGTTATGGTGGATTATGACAATCCCGTTTGCCAATCTTTTCTAAGTGCTTGGGTGACCTGTTTTTGCATACCTTGGTGGCTAATTTTTCACATTTTTTACAAAATAAGAAAAACGCAACACAGTTCGACAACCGCAAACTGAGCTTAGTAGTACATAACTTGTCTGGTTCCACCAAATTAGATTTTCGTTTTCTCTCGATTAATTGAGCATTTTGATACAGTGCATATTTTACCAAATACCGTGCCTTTTATTCATGTATTAAAGATTGTATCAAAGAAAGTGAGACGAGGACAAAGAACCTGAAATTATCTCACTTTTTAGGCACCGGTTTGGGCATATATACATGCTTGGCACCTTGCTCATGCCCTTATGAACAGCGAGATTGATAATAGATCAGCATTCTGCATTCATCGTTACAACTTACTCCCTTTGTCaactaatataaaaacgtttaggccctgtttgaaaccataatagattatgataatctggattatgaagatagattatataatctggtttataaaaataatctaaatggacatgtttggaggccagattatataaactgcaatccaggttttacattgcataatgacctgtctgtcctctgttttttaaaagaaaaggagggtggcggtggtaggaatgtaattacctccaactttacaagggtaatgggtcattagcaatccataatctgattttagctagtgtagagtagattatgagtttttaataatctgtccatctagtttttgtaatctacatcataatctgtcctgtttgaagacaaaatagattataaaaactggattatataatctggatggTTCTAAACAGGGCCTCAGATCACTACTTTGatgatctaaacgcttttatattagttgACAAAGGGAGTACAAGTTATGGTATAGTGCTCCCAGCCTTAGGTCAGGTAAATGTGCAGTAGACCAGCATTAATCGGTACACCAGTATATTATTTTACTATGGCGCAACCGAATATACATATATATGATAATTCCTCAAAACAACAGTGACGAAAATAGTGTAAAAAGAGAAGAATGTCATCGAATATTCATTTCTGAGCCTAGGCTCATCGGCTTTCTGCGGAATGGTAATACCGGGGAAAATGCTGGAATGTATAATCGTTCATCGCGGTCCACAGCTGCATTGGCAGCAAAGACAAGGTGGACAAATGGGCCCGGCTTCTGCAAAAAACACACACAACTTGGTTATAGGTTACTACTCCCTCTGCACCTAAATTACTGTAGTTGAAgaaaactagactagttctccccaactactaTTATTTAGGTATAGAGAAAATACAACTCTACATGTATATCTGGTAATAAAAGGAACCACGTTACCCATCTTCACTATAATGGCCTTAACTTCTAGCAAAGCATAGGACATCCAATCAAATTACTTTGTAATGAATTTTAACTCCATGTTAGTTAATTTTGGCCTCACAGACTTGTATTTGTAATTTTTATATAAAATATGTCTTAGAACATTTTGTTCTACGGTTAgaggtttcaaaaaaaaaaaaactccatGTTAGTTCTAGAGGCTGGGGGTGTGCCCTCCTtttcgaataataataataacaataataataaggGTTTCTACTATATTAAACCTAAGGTGATCTACTCCTGATGGCTCATCAGAGTGTATCAGGTGAAAATGAGAACATTCCTGGAATCAAACTAATAGTCAGGATATCATGAGATGCAGGGAGATTATTTGTCCTGGTAGTTCCCGCAAAAAGAACAAATAGTAAAAACTAAAAAGTAGACATTGCCTTATTAAAAAAACTCCATTTCTGTGAATAAAACTGGTATCAACCTGCTCTAAAGAAAGCTACAGATTTCACTTAGTAGATTCGCAAGGCAGAGTACATACGTGATGAAGATGCCGCACGGTTCAGGAAAACGAGCAGAATGATCCCAGTTGTAACAACTCGAAGAACCAAGAGGTACCACCAAGCCATTGTGAGGCAAATGAAGGCAGCTGCATTCACTATGGTTGGTTCTTATGCTTCGTCTTCGTCTAAATAAAGGATCTGTACCGGTAATAcagaaaacatgcaacaactaAACAAGAACTTTCAGTAACTTTGACTGGAAAGACAGTGATGTTTTTTTATAAGACGGCAAAGTAAACAGAGAAAATTTTGTCAAAGGTGAACAAGAATCTTTGACCGGACCATGTTGAATGGGAAATGGTATTCCGATGGCAGCGGCGTGCGTGCGTGCTCCTATTTTTCTGCATCAACTACTTGTTACGCAAAGCAGCACACGACGTTTTACGGAAACTTCTAAGTTTAATATGGTCACATTAGTCACTGTCTACTAACGAAGTTGGACAGGTTCTTCTCCCGAAACTTTCAAAACATCATTGCCCCTAATTTTCTTGTTCAGGGACATTGACAAACCTCACATTAGTTACGGTCTACTAACAAAGTTGGACATGTTCCTCTCCTAGAACTTTCAGAAACGTCTTTGTCCCCAGCTGTCCTATTCAGGGACAGATAAACTTATACGACTTGCAAACCTCGCATTAGTTATGATCTACTAACAATGTTGGATAGGTTTTTCTCGCAGAACTTTCATAAAGTTCATTGCCCGGAAATTGTCCTGTTCAGAGGGTTAGAAACTTATATGACTTATTACTACAAACTAACAAATCTTATAGTCCAAGTTAATATTATTCAATTTTTGACATACATCCAATGTGGACATGTATTGACTAACAaactggtactcttccaccgaggAAACTCCAACCATAGTTCCAGAAGTTTATAAACGGCACGTTGCAAAGTTTCAGTTCTGAACCAAAACTAGACTTGCATGCACCAAGAACAATCAGCTAAAGACTAGTGAATAGTGACCTGACCTCTACAACCCAGCAACATACCTCTATAAAAAGCAAATTATTGCTCTTCCAGAATCAGATCAGCCCAAAATTCACGGTTTCATATCAACCAGATGGGTTGGGCAGTGGTGTTGGCCATCCTCATCTCATCGGTTTTGCATCCCTTGTTGCTGACAACTTTAGCTGATGAATCCGACAACAACCGAGACGCTTTGCTCTGCCTCAAGTCTCGCCTCTCCATCACCACATGGAACACCACCTCACCAGATTTCTGCAGTTGGCGTGGTGTCTCGTGCACAAGGCAGCCACAACTACCAGTAGTGGTGGCCTTGGACttggaggcacaaggcctcaccgGCGAAATCCCACCCTGCATGTCCAACCTCACCTCGCTGGTGCGAATCCACTTGCCGAGCAACCAGCTCTCCGGTCATCTCCCACCAGAGATTGGCCGGCTCACTGGACTCCAGTACCTCAACCTCAGCTCCAACGCGCTCAGCGGAGAGATCCCGCAATCACTGTCgttatgctctagccttgagGTCGTGGCACTGAGAAGCAACTCCATTGAAGGTGTGATCCCGTTGAGCCTCGGTACGCTCCGCAACCTTTCCTCTCTAGACTTGTCCAGCAATGAACTTTCTGGTGAGATTCCACCTCTACTCGGGAGCTCACCGGCTTTGGAGTCTGTCAGTCTCACCAACaactttctcaatggagaaatccCGCTGTTTTTGGCAAATTGTACCTCACTTCGCTACCTTTCTCTACAAAACAACAGTCTTGCTGGGGCCATACCGGCAGCTCTTTTCAACAGCTTAACCATCACAGAAATACATATTTCGATGAACAATCTTTCTGGGTCAATTCCACTTTTCACAAACTTCCCTTCAAAGCTCGACTACCTCGATTTAACAGGGAACAGCCTAACCGGAACTGTGCCGCCCTCAGTAGGAAATCTCACACGGCTTACCGGTCTGTTAATTGCGCAAAACCAGTTGCAGGGAAACATTCCGGATCTATCCAAGCTATCAGACCTGCAATTCCTTGACCTCTCATACAACAATCTATCAGGGATAGTGCCACCATCTATTTACAATTTACCTTTGCTGAGATTCCTTGGGTTGGCCAACAATAATCTTCGAGGAACACTTCCTTCTGATATGGGGAACACTCTTTCTAACATCAATTCATTGATCATGTCTAACAATCATTTTGAGGGTGAGATTCCGGCATCGCTAGCCAATGCCTCCAGCATGGAGTTCCTGTATCTCGGCAACAATTCGCTGAGCGGGGTGGTTCCTTCCTTCGGCTCCATGTCGAATTTGCAGGTTGTAATGCTGCACTCAAATCAGCTAGAAGCTGGAGACTggacattcttgtcatccttagcaAATTGTACAGAGCTGCAAAAGCTGAACTTGGGTGGAAACAAACTAAGCGGTAATTTGCCGGCTGGTTCTGTAGCAACCCTGCCGAAAAGGATGAATGGCTTGACTCTGCAGTCAAACTACATATCTGGCACCATTCCCTTGGAGATTGGGAACCTGTCTGAAATTTCCCTACTTTACCTTgataacaatcttttcacagggcCTATACCTTCTACTCTTGGCCAGCTAAGCAATTTGTTTATTCTTGACCTATCCTGGAACAAGTTCTCTGGAGAAATTCCACCTTCCATGGGTAACTTGAATCAGCTGACGGAATTTTATTTACAAGAAAATGAATTAACTGGAAGCATACCCACAAGTTTAGCTGGCTGCAAGAAATTGGTGGCACTAAACCTTTCCAGCAATGGCCTCAATGGGAGCATCAACGGGCCCATGTTTAGCAAGTTGTATCAGCTGAGTTGGTTACTTGACATATCACATAACCAGTTCAGAGACTCCATACCTCCAGAAATTGGTagcttgataaaccttggttccttgaacCTTTCGCACAACAAACTCACAGGTAAAATTCCATCCACACTTGGTGCATGTGTCCGGTTGGAATCACTGAACTTAGGCGGGAACCACCTAGAAGGAAGCATTCCACAATCACTGGCAAACCTGAAGGGTGTCAAAGCATTAGATTTCTCCCAAAACAATTTATCCGGTACAATACCAAAATTCCTTGAGACATTCACTTCACTGCAGTACCTAAATATGTCCTTTAACAACTTTGAGGGGCCAGTTCCAATAGGTGGAGTCTTTGACAACACAAGTGGTGTTTCTTTCCAAGGAAATGCACTTCTTTGTTCAAATGCTCAAGTCAATGATTTACCCAGGTGCTCCACCTCGGCATCTCAGAGAAAGCGCAAGTTCATTGTTCCATTGTTGGCAGCTCTGTCAGCTGTTGTTGCATTGGCCTTGATCTTAGGGCTGGTTTTCCTGGTTTTCCATATTTTGAGAAAGAagagggagagatcaagtcagtcTATTGACCACACATATACAGAGTTTAAAAGGCTAACATACAATGATGTAAGCAAAGCAACGAATGGCTTCTCTCCAACCAATATAGTTGGTTCTGGGCAATTCGGGATAGTGTATAAAGGTCAGTTGGATGGAAAAGACAGCTCGGTTGCTGTTAAAGTATTCAAACTTAATCAGTATGGTGCATTGGATAGCTTTATTGCTGAGTGCAAAGCTTTGCGGAACATCCGGCACCGAAATCTCGTGAGTGTCATAACTGCATGCTCAACTTACGATCTGATGGGGAATGAGTTCAAAGCTCTGGTCTTCCAATATATGGCAAATGGTAGCCTTGAGAATCGACTTCATGCTAAGCTCCAGAACAATGCTGATTTGAGTTTGGGAACAGTGATATGCATAGCAGTAG
This genomic stretch from Hordeum vulgare subsp. vulgare chromosome 6H, MorexV3_pseudomolecules_assembly, whole genome shotgun sequence harbors:
- the LOC123404690 gene encoding receptor kinase-like protein Xa21, which produces MGWAVVLAILISSVLHPLLLTTLADESDNNRDALLCLKSRLSITTWNTTSPDFCSWRGVSCTRQPQLPVVVALDLEAQGLTGEIPPCMSNLTSLVRIHLPSNQLSGHLPPEIGRLTGLQYLNLSSNALSGEIPQSLSLCSSLEVVALRSNSIEGVIPLSLGTLRNLSSLDLSSNELSGEIPPLLGSSPALESVSLTNNFLNGEIPLFLANCTSLRYLSLQNNSLAGAIPAALFNSLTITEIHISMNNLSGSIPLFTNFPSKLDYLDLTGNSLTGTVPPSVGNLTRLTGLLIAQNQLQGNIPDLSKLSDLQFLDLSYNNLSGIVPPSIYNLPLLRFLGLANNNLRGTLPSDMGNTLSNINSLIMSNNHFEGEIPASLANASSMEFLYLGNNSLSGVVPSFGSMSNLQVVMLHSNQLEAGDWTFLSSLANCTELQKLNLGGNKLSGNLPAGSVATLPKRMNGLTLQSNYISGTIPLEIGNLSEISLLYLDNNLFTGPIPSTLGQLSNLFILDLSWNKFSGEIPPSMGNLNQLTEFYLQENELTGSIPTSLAGCKKLVALNLSSNGLNGSINGPMFSKLYQLSWLLDISHNQFRDSIPPEIGSLINLGSLNLSHNKLTGKIPSTLGACVRLESLNLGGNHLEGSIPQSLANLKGVKALDFSQNNLSGTIPKFLETFTSLQYLNMSFNNFEGPVPIGGVFDNTSGVSFQGNALLCSNAQVNDLPRCSTSASQRKRKFIVPLLAALSAVVALALILGLVFLVFHILRKKRERSSQSIDHTYTEFKRLTYNDVSKATNGFSPTNIVGSGQFGIVYKGQLDGKDSSVAVKVFKLNQYGALDSFIAECKALRNIRHRNLVSVITACSTYDLMGNEFKALVFQYMANGSLENRLHAKLQNNADLSLGTVICIAVDIASALEYLHNQCTPPVVHCDLKPSNILFDDDDTSYVCDFGLARLIHGYSSEAQSSSTSIAGPGGTIGYIAPEYGMGSQISTEGDVYSYGIILLEMLTGKRPTDETFGNGLTLQKYVDASLSEIERVLRPSLMPKIGDQPTITPKIEEYRATTVMHICALQLVKLGLLCSVESPKDRPSMHEIYSEVIAVKEAFFSMNS